The following are encoded together in the Segatella copri genome:
- a CDS encoding SGNH/GDSL hydrolase family protein has product MKRFTIIISFIMLTFMPLMAQVKQTVAVLGDSYSTFEGFIPKGYATWYSPTTPPETTDVNKVEQTWWWQVIKEGGYKMGNINSYSGATICNTGYNDADYTDRSFITRSSLLGNPDIILICGATNDNWADAPLGNYQYSGWKRADLYCFRPAMAKLLSDIRQHYPNVEVYFILNSELKDVINESVKKICNKYQVPVIALHDIDKKNGHPTIKGMKSIADQVLKVIKK; this is encoded by the coding sequence ATGAAAAGATTTACGATTATCATTTCTTTCATTATGCTCACCTTCATGCCGCTCATGGCACAGGTGAAGCAGACCGTTGCCGTTCTCGGTGACTCGTATTCCACTTTCGAGGGGTTCATTCCTAAGGGTTATGCCACCTGGTACTCACCTACTACTCCACCAGAAACTACAGATGTAAACAAGGTTGAGCAAACCTGGTGGTGGCAAGTTATCAAGGAAGGAGGCTATAAGATGGGAAATATCAATTCCTATTCTGGTGCTACCATCTGCAACACTGGCTATAATGATGCAGATTATACCGACCGTTCTTTCATCACCCGCAGTTCTCTTCTTGGCAATCCGGATATCATCCTGATTTGCGGTGCTACGAATGACAACTGGGCTGATGCCCCGCTCGGCAACTATCAGTATAGCGGCTGGAAGCGCGCAGATTTGTACTGTTTCCGCCCAGCCATGGCCAAGCTGCTTTCAGATATACGACAGCATTATCCTAATGTAGAGGTATATTTCATCTTAAACTCTGAACTCAAGGATGTAATCAATGAGTCGGTAAAAAAGATCTGCAACAAATATCAGGTTCCTGTCATTGCTCTTCATGATATTGACAAGAAAAACGGTCACCCTACTATCAAGGGAATGAAAAGTATTGCTGACCAGGTTCTGAAGGTTATAAAAAAGTAA